CAGAAACGTGGTCCGCTGACACCCACGCCAAGCAGGCGGTTGCCAGGCTGTCTCCATTTGCAGCTCAGGGTTGGATCtttgggtgtgtaaagtgccgccaagtcaaagctgaggcaaacagaggtgggtttgccgctgcctgcctctgtgtggcaaccctgcacgtccttggtggtttcccatccaagtactaaccacgctGACCCTGCTTGACTTCCaaaatgtgatgagatcaggctagcctgggccatccaggtccaggcAGATTAACTGGTTTGCTGTTGtctgccttccttggtggtctcccatccaactacaaGTGTCTttgcacaatgcatagttaaactgtggaactccctgccccagggtgtggtgatagctgccaacttggaaggcttgacgaggggaatggacatgttcatggaggagagggctatccatggctactagtcaaaatggatactagccatgatgcatacctattctctccaggatcagaggagcatgcctattatattaggggctgtggaacacaggcaggacaatgctgctgcagtcgtcttgtctgcgggcttcctagaggcacgtggttggccactgtgtgaacagacggctggacttgatgggcatcgatctgatccagcatggcctttcttatgttcttacaaaccagggctgaccctgaaaTTGGATGAGGTTAGGCTAAGCTCGGGCCATCCGGCTACAGCTGGGGGGAACTTTACCAGGTTTCTTTTGGATGCATTGTAGGCAAGGAGGGATTCAGATGACAAAATTGAGGGGCTACAACAACTGGACTCAAagcttgctcttctactgcagacgaaCATGGCTGTGCACCTGGAACTATCTTCCAGATCTGGGGCTCTGCATGTTTTTAgtgttgttgggtttttgttttgctgtacaCCTTGtccggttttttttttaaggcaattcATAAATATGACTACAAATAAGGAAATTTCCTCGTCAAAACGTTAAACTCACACTCTGTCTCCCCTCCATTTCCAACTTGCGTTGTCCACCCAGAATTTTGTGGCCCACCGTCCCTTGCACGCAGTATCCGGGCATGATCACCTGAGGAAGAGAATCCAGAAGGAAGTGGCTCGCCGTTTCAAACCGCGATAAAAAGAAATGGATTATAAAAGCGCTTctcttgaaacaaacaaacatttgcaAGTGTCGAGAGGCTTTCCTACCATGTTCTTCTCATTTCCGGCCCATTTCTTGAAGATATGTAGGGACTGTCCTGCGTGAAGCATCCCCGGGGTGGCAAAGACAACCTAGAAAGGCCAACAAGAAAAGTGTGCAGCGTCAGGGGGAGCTGGTTTCCAAGAACCTCCATTTTCGTTTTCTAACTAAAACAAGTTCCTCACTAACCCCCTAAGAGGTTAGAAGATAAGCTTTGTAAACACGTTTTTGACTTGAACACTTTGTTCTATGCAGCTACTTTAAAAACAGTGCCTTTTtacaaaaatcattaaaaaatcaAGAGCGTGGTGAATATTAGAAGAATTtgattttataccccgcttttctctaccttaaggagtctcaaagtggcacaCAATCAcagtcctttcccctccccaaaacaggcaccttgtgaggtaggtgggggctgagagaatttggagagaactgtgactagcccaaggtcacccagcaggcttcatgtggaggagtggggaatcgaacctggttatccagattaagagtccaccactcttaaccactaggccaCACTGGCTACgtagaaggaggaagaaagaagtattaaaaagggggggaaatattctGCCCAGCACTACCACATAATGGGCTTTGTATTTAAAACTGCCCAAAATGGAAGTCCCTGATCCCCCATGGCATCCCTCCACCTCCACACGATCACATCAGGGCTTTAACCATGCCTTGCAAACTCCAACAGTACCAACCATCGGTCCCGGGTTGTCAGCAAAGGCCTGGTCAAAGGCCTTGATGTGTTTGAACTCAAACATGTTTCTTTGGACAAAGGTCTTCCGGATCTTCTGGTTGGTCCATGTGATGAAGAGCTTGTAATAGTGATTGGCCTTCTCAGTCAACCCCGTCGAGAAGTAGATGGGAGCTTTCAAGTTCATGCGTTCCCTTCAgagggaaagaggggaaggagagatggaaTCAATGTGGTTCCTGGCACGGTTTAGGACAGCAGGCAGAGGGTACCCAGGATGAGAAAGAGACTCGGTTGTGCTCACATGCCCACACCCTGCAGAACCTGAACAGCCACCTTTTTGAGCTCTGTCTGCACTCCCACCCAACCGTCACACAAACACAGAGGAGATTCTGGAGTAAAAATTATGAGAGAAGAAACAGAGCTCTTTCTTCAACGGGCAGAGAGTCAGCAGCAAGAGTAACATGTGCAGCAAAAcagaaagcagagaaatacccagatctGACTGAATGGATGAACAAGTTAACAGAATATGtaactatggcaaaactaacatctttTATACacaccaatttcagaatttcaggaaaaattgaatggttttttaaattatatagttaaaaaattaagaatagaattaaatcaaaacagaataAGAATGATTTATGTAGTAATGATTCTCTAATAAATATGCCATCggatatgaagatatattgagaaTAGAAAGTATTGTAACTCAAATAAGTTAATTATTAAAACGTAATTTCAAAAACAgttccatattaaaaaaaaacaggcagagAGTCCAAGGGAGACGGAAGGACCAAGGCAGAATCCAAGAGAGCAAAactgtgggaggggccgtggctcagtttgtagagcatctgattggcatgcagaaggtctcaggttcaatccccggccagTAGGAAAAGCAAGAGGGCGGGCCTCCTGCTCGCCCTAGCCAATAGGATGTAAGGACGAGCAGGCGGCCGCCTAGCAATAGGAACCAAGAAGTGACTCAGCTCGGGAGGGCGCGCTCTCTATTGGCTTGGGGGCGGGCGGAGAGAAGGGCCTGAAAGAaagcagggggaaatggcagccttAGAAAGGAGGCCGTGAGCAAGAAGAGACCGGGACGCTCGAATTGTGTGAGTTTATTACGTGGAAAAAGACAAAACATGTTGGTTTTGGAGCGCGCATGCGCAAATTGCGCAGCGGGGTAGGATGCGCCGGTGGAGAGTGCTGCGCATGCGCCATGTGGGCTTTGCAGGGCAGGTAAGAGCGGGGCGCGCAGCATCCTgcgggaggagaggagaagacggGGTTGTTGTCATGGAAACGGGAGGAGTCCGTGGGGGGGGTTGAGGTACCCAAAACCCAGCTCTGCCCCATGAAAGGTCTTTTTTGGTTACTGTcattgagaggggctgtggctcagtggcagagcatctgcttggcatgcagagagtcccaggttcaatccccggcatctctagttgaagggaccaggcaggtaggtgatgggaaagacccctgcctgacatcctggagagccgctgccagtctgagtagacaatactgacttcgatggaccaagggtccgattcagtagaaggcagcttcatgtgttcaagacagaATCAAAGGGAAAACAAATGATGTGCCTTCTTACCAGAAGGTCTCCAGTAAGATGCAGAGCTCCTGAGCACGGCCCAAAGCAAACACCGGAATCAGCACCTGCAGAGAAGAAAGCAAAGGGGGGGAGATGCTTAGATGTTCCTGCAGTCAAAGCCCAGGCTATTCAAGAGCAAATCTAATGAACTGCCTTGGAGATCCTTCATCAGaaaagcggggtggggggctccTTTTTAAAAGATACATACTTTTCCTCCTCGCTCAACGGTTTCGTGGACCTTCTTCAAGAAGTCCCGCTCTCGGCAGCGCTTGGAATCTCTGATGGTCGTGGCGTAGGTGGACTCGGAAATGAGAAGGTCGGGACGGCATTTATCGATCCAGGCAGCTCTGAAGACAAAAGAGCACCGAGAAGGCTTGAAGTTCCCGCAGGTCCCACCAGGCCCCTGAAATGGATCTGGCCAAGgtctgactctatgaccttggcATCAAACACTCGCCAAACATGCAGTGCTTGAAATCAGTGTTCGAGATGCAATTCTGTTCCATATTTAATTTTTGCCTATCATTTTTTTCCCACCCTTCCTCCGGGGAGCTCAATTTGTATCCTTGCGCACCCCGTGAGGGTAGATATGGCTGAGAAAAAGTGCCACAGATCAACCAGCGAGCTTTATGGCTAAGTTGAACCCAAGACTCCCTGATCCTAACCCTCTAACCACTGTACACCACTGCATCTCAATGCAGCATGTGAGAGAATGGGATAGCATGTGAGAGAATGACTGGATCCCACGATTTTAATATAGTATACTGAGCAGGGTTTCCTTCTTGAAATATGGGAGGCAAAACAGTTTTAAAGACAGACCGTTTCCCTCTGTTCTCTGTCTTTAAAGCAGTACTGACCAACTCAgtttggagaggaggggaagggaatcacGGGAAAGGGTTAAAACCTGAGAATCACTGACCAAGGAAGTGGGATATCTGTGTGATTGACAGGAGAAAAGGATGGACAGTACAAACCGCGAGGAATGGACGAGTGTGCAAAAATGTCTGAACAACCATGTCAGAGAGAACCATGAGTTATTGATTCATGTGGGAGACTCATAATGTACGATGAAACTAAGATGATGACCTCCCTAATGCTTCCACCACTGAAAAAATACACCCATGACCACTGACAGCTTCTCTCACTTACCCCAAGTGTCGGTCTGGAGTCATGTTATAGTCACCCTAATGAAACAAAGAGCAAACAAACCCTTCTTAATCATTGCAAATTATTTGGCACACCCAGTGAATATGAAACGGCCCCAGCTGGGACGATGCAGCCATGCACTTACCGTATAAACCACCGACTCGCTGCCCACTTTGATCTGGAACATGGCCGCCCCGAGAACGTGCCCCGCGTAGTATGCCTTGATCTCCAGCTCGTCGTCCACCTGCAAGGACAAGCCGAACGGATCCAAGTCTTGAAGCGGTCCCAGCACATCTCCAGAACAGTCAAGGGCGGAAATCCTCAGCGGCTCAGGGCCAAGTCACTTGAAAGACCGCGGCCACCCACATGAAACCGCTAGGAATCGAGATTGGCTGGTTTTGCCCTGCTTTGCCAGAGGTTAACATTGACGGAGACATCAGTACCAGTCGGAGATGGAGCTCTCTTACCTGGACTGTCTGATGAAGATGGACAGCCACCACTTTCTTCATACAGTCCTTGATCATCTGAGAAGTGAAGAAGTTCGTCTCTCCTTTCTTGTCCACAGTGATTTTCCTGTAGTCCTCTAGCAGGATGGGGCAGATGGCCTTGGTCGGGTGGGTCATGTAAATGGGCCCGTCGTAGCCGACCATCTCGCTGAAATACGGCAGGGCCCCACAATGGTCCAGATGAAAGTGACTGGGAAGGGACAGGTTACCATAAATATTATCATCTGATGCTGACAGACTAATCCATTTGTTATCAGATATAGATCCTTATATTTCTCAAAAAATGGCACTGTACGGcctagcagccaagaaaatcagggcgaagcaaatCACAAAAAGTGGAAAAACTGGATAGAGCCAAATGGGCAAACTTCaatttttttaacttttgtatTCCTTTTAATGATACTGTATACGTTAATTTGCTGTTAAATTGTTTAGTTCTGCTATTATATTGCTTTAGAttataatggcctatggccttatacaataaatttgactttGACTCACTAGCTGTTACCATAAATGGGATTGGGCCCTGGTGTCGTAAAGCCAATAACCACACCAAGGGGGTGAAAGGAAAAGGTTTGTTTGTGATCACAAATAGGTGCCCAAGCAACCAAAAGCCAACCACACCCTCCCACTCAAGGCGTGCCCAATTTATACCTTAATCCCATTTGACGAATGCATATTCCTTATAAGGCAAGCACAATTCTTCGTTCTATTGGCTAAAGCTAAGATCATCTAGCCATCCCATAATAAACCATGGGGGGTAgtaaactttatttatttttcggggggggggtgtttttcatGTTGATACATCATTAGATAACTAccgttcacttcttcagaaggtCGACTGGACCATGTTACGATTTTCAGCACTTTCTGTGAAACCCCATTCAATAGGAAGCCAGTCAACTAATCCATTTTACCAGGCAGCGAATGATCCTGAAATATGATATCTTAACAGAGATTTGCCCACCTGATGATTACACAGTCCAGGAAGTCGGTCAGCCTTCCATTCTGAGTGATATACGAGAAGTCAGGAAACCGCCTCTGGAAGATACAAGCGGGGCAGCTGCACTGACCTAGCCAGGATTTCCTCTTCCACCGGCCATCAGTTGCGCCCGCGCCCCCTCTTGGCATCCCCCCTCAAACTTACGTCATCGTTATAACCCATGTGCATCCCGCAGTCCAGCATGATGTTCTTTCCTGCAATGGACACCAAAATGCAGCTGCGGCCCACATCTTGGCCTGCTCCTGAAAGGCCAAGAGACGGTGAATGAGTTGCCTGAAATCCTCACAAGGCTGCCATagggcatttatgcagggtcgattttgacgcttgcttaaagctgcttttttaaatccgccctttaaaatgactattcacggtcccgatgcaagaggagaaagtcacacaaattccacccccctcactcgcctgctccttcgtttgcacagCCAGTGGCAATGGTTGTTTGCACAGCTAAGctgtggctgtgatttttcatggttccttcagtaaatgcttcgatgcaggggcggagcaaatacaaaaggtcgcgttaaaggggctcttaagaaatgcgaagttcagtgtgaaaaaataaaaacaaatatgcggggcacttcagcctggaacgcactgctaattaccaggcATAAACAGCCATAGTGTTCTCAAAATGCTCAGCTGTGTAGAACATACAGGGTATGCTATTTTTTTCCACAAAGGGACCTTTTCAGTAAACGAAACACATTTATCTGTACCATGGGTTGTTGTTCTCTGAATGTCTTGCCTTTCATATGAAGGAAACCCTGGACAGAGTAGGGCATTCTGAAAGACCGTACGTTTTAAGAACATACCCCTATCCGTCCCCAACACAGATTGTAAAACAGACAACAATGTTCACATCGCTTACCCAAGGGAGTGACTTTTATCTCAGGCATGATTATTTCTGCCTCAGAATTCCAACTGCGAGGAAGGCTGTTGCAGAAATCCCATGAAGACGTCAAGGTATCAGCATCTCAGATACGAAGATGTTCTGAAGGAAAGCAAGGGGGGGTGGAAGTCCATAAAGAAGTTTATTTGCATGTGAGttggagcgcagctatcgtatacccttgaccgaagaatggtacactccgtcaatctgggatggtcatcctcttccaccgagcgcgcagcttcgggagggacgcacatggagcgtcgagggaggtaggggacacccgcctagccagccagatcagccgaatcaaccctggcgatcaatggggtgacagatgtcacagccagatcaccctcacatccatgTGAGTTAAAAGAAAAGAGAAGCATGCCGTTTTAAAAATTTTGTGATGAGTATCGATCAACAAATAGTTCTGCGTGCTGCGTCCTTTCAGCCTTCTTAAAATTCTTAAAGTAAACTGTAAAAAACAGACAAAATCTGCCCAAAATTACAGATGGCCCCTGTGAATTGGGCAGGGGAGAATTTGCAGTTAAGACACTAATTAGAGGTAAACTGCACAGGAAAAGTTAACATGATCAGCGCAGTTAAAGGACTCACAGTTTGAACCTAA
This portion of the Euleptes europaea isolate rEulEur1 chromosome 19, rEulEur1.hap1, whole genome shotgun sequence genome encodes:
- the INTS11 gene encoding integrator complex subunit 11 — protein: MPEIKVTPLGAGQDVGRSCILVSIAGKNIMLDCGMHMGYNDDRRFPDFSYITQNGRLTDFLDCVIISHFHLDHCGALPYFSEMVGYDGPIYMTHPTKAICPILLEDYRKITVDKKGETNFFTSQMIKDCMKKVVAVHLHQTVQVDDELEIKAYYAGHVLGAAMFQIKVGSESVVYTGDYNMTPDRHLGAAWIDKCRPDLLISESTYATTIRDSKRCRERDFLKKVHETVERGGKVLIPVFALGRAQELCILLETFWERMNLKAPIYFSTGLTEKANHYYKLFITWTNQKIRKTFVQRNMFEFKHIKAFDQAFADNPGPMVVFATPGMLHAGQSLHIFKKWAGNEKNMVIMPGYCVQGTVGHKILGGQRKLEMEGRQSLEVKLQVEYMSFSAHADAKGIMQLIRQAEPRNVLLVHGEAKKMEFLKQKIEQEFHINCHMPANGETVTVFTSPNIPVDVSLGLLKRELAIGPLPDSKKPKLMHGTLIIKDNSFRLVSPEQALKELGLGEHQLRFTCRIHFQDPRKEHETGLRVYNHLKSILKDYSVQHLSDTSIMVESILIQVTVQSEDPATKLLLVSWTYQEEEMGSYVTSLLKKALPQITA